A DNA window from Vigna unguiculata cultivar IT97K-499-35 chromosome 10, ASM411807v1, whole genome shotgun sequence contains the following coding sequences:
- the LOC114167298 gene encoding CCR4-NOT transcription complex subunit 1 isoform X4, protein MTTLLHSLPSMSNFSSNQIRFLLTTLNEVNFDSVFHQLSQFSEFGTTGCILLLQTCLDHYGYARRDTKDMQHEPILGAVIKYLLDKPNFSTVFSESMKNMEINESFLENFCNGLQLSLLEKIIVSLALSDSENSEFRLCGKTFCMAQIEELCANPGSLSFHEQIHSIIMFLKQSEGLSKHVDSFMQILSLMEFKATPPFVLTPLLPDEMHEADFLRNMELFHDSGENDFDAILADIQKEMNMGDIVKELGYGCTVDVSQCKEIFSLFLPLTEHTLSKLLGAIACTHYGLEDNQNTYLNFRAAHGYNVSELPPLNSWNIDVLIDTVKHLAPHTNWVSVIENLDHEGFFLPSEEAFSFLMSVYKLACKEPFPLHAVCGSVWKNTEGQLSFLKYAVSAPPEMFTFAHSGRQLAYVDAINGHKIQNGHPNHSWLCLDLLDVLCQLAEKGHASVVRSILDYPLKHCPEVLLLGMAHINTAYNLLQQEVSPIVFPLIVKSAVGSGMILHLWHVNPNLVFRGIIDSQNNDADSIIRIVDICQELKILSSVVEIIPSHYSIRLAAVASRKELLDLEKWLSGNLITYKETFFEECLKFIKDAHFGGSQNLSGKSFHPSSGVLSLYAEATATVLKVLKSHNDLVATRQLSEELERLHISIIDSNPRLQNGGAGDSSTSDGYADDIEAEANSYFHQMFSDQLTINAMVQMLARFKESSVKREKSIFECMIANLFEEYRFFPKYPERQLKIAAVLFGSVIKHQLVTHLSLGIALRYVLDALRKPADSKMFLFGSLALEQFVDRLIEWPQYCNHILQISHLRSTHSEIVAFIEQALARISSGHSDGDGASHASVITNHHSAQATLGHVEQLGGSTVIQPGQQHLSLQLQQRRENPLDDRHKASVGSSTDVKPLLSSLGQSSVLPTDASNTNKLHTSVSTSSMLSSSSPGFVRPSRGPTSTRFGSALNIETLVAAAEKREIPIEAPGSEVQDKILFIINNVSSTNIEAKAKEFTEILKEQYYPWFAQYMVMKRASIEPNFHDLYLKFLDKVNSKALNKEIVQATYENCKVLLGSELIKSSSEERSLLKNLGSWLGKLTIGRNQVLRAREIDPKSLIMEAYEKGLMIAVIPFTSKVLEPCQSSLAYQPPNPWTMGILGLLVEIYSMPNLKMNLKFDIEVLFKNLGVDMKDVTPTSLLKDRKREFEGNPDFSNKDVGASQSQMITDIKSGLVPPVNQLELPLEVTNPSNTGAHPHMLSQYAGPLHMSSGALMEDEKVTPLGLSDQLPSAQGLLQATPSPAPFSHSQMQPQIPNIGTHVIINQKLSGFGLQMHFQRAVPIAMDRAIKEIVTSIVQRSVSIATQTTKELVLKDYAMESDETRILNAAHLMVASLAGSLAHVTCKEPLRASISGQLRTSLQNLNIANEILEQAVQLVTNDNLDLGCAVIEQAATDKAISTIDTEIGQQLSLRRKHREGMGSTFFDANLYPQGSMGGVPEPLRPKPGQLSMSQQRVYEDFVRLPWQNQSSQSSHSMSAGVAVQSANTGLPSTNGSVSGQVNPGYPVSTGYEGVSRPLEDITESNLAPHFSASSIHIRASDSVSQHSLEKESVASFPSAASTPELHAVDSSDVKESGTSQPLVTSGAMERLGNSFLEPSLTTRDALDKYQIVAQKLEAMVSSDSRDAEIQGVISEVPEIILRCVSRDEAALAVAQKVFKGLYDNASNNIHVSAHLAILTAIRDVCKLAVKELTSWVIYSEEERKYNKEITIGLIRSELLNLAEYNVHMAKLIDGGRNKAATEFSISLLQTLVIEEPKVISELHNLVDALAKLATKPGCPEPLPQLLEMIKNPGALSSSNAGKEDKVPGLLPANREEFNSVDSIEPDPAGFREQVSILFKEWYRICELPGANDTASAHFILQLHQNGLLKGDDLTDRFFRLLLELAVAHCLSTEMINSGSLQSQQLQTMSFLAIDIYAKLVFSILKGSNKPFLLSKILAVAVRFIIKDAEEKKASFNPRPLFRLFINWLLDLGSLEPVTDGANLQILTAFANAFHALQPLKVPAFSFAWLELISHRSFMPKMLTGNGQKGWPYIQRLLVDLFQFMEPFLRHAELGDPVRVLYKGTLRVLLVLLHDFPEFLCDYHFTFCDVIPPSCIQMRNIILSAFPRSMRLPDPSTPNLKIDLLQEITQSPRILSEVDAALKAKQMKADVDEYLKTRQQGSPFLSDLKDKMLLAPNEAASAGTRYNVPLINSLVLYVGMQAIHQLQGRTPHTQSSANAFPLAVFSVGAALDIFQTLIVDLDTEGRYLFLNAIANQLRYPNTNTHYFSFILLYLFAESNQQEVIQEQITRVLLERLIVNRPHPWGLLITFIELIKNPRYNFWNRSFIRCAPEIEKLFESVSRSCGGPKPVDDNMVSGWV, encoded by the exons ACGAGCCAATTCTTGGGGCAGTCATTAAATACCTCTTGGACAAACCAAACTTCAGTACAGTTTTTTCTGAGTCGATGAAGAATATGGAAATTAATGAAAGCTTTTTAGAAAACTTTTGTAATGGATTGCAGTTATCTTTATTGGAAAAGATTATCGTCAGTCTTGCGTTATCTGATTCTGAGAATTCTGAATTTAGGCTGTGTG GCAAAACCTTTTGCATGGCTCAGATCGAGGAATTATGTGCCAACCCTGGTTCTTTGAGTTTCCATGAGCAAATTCACAGTATTATCATGTTCCTAAAGCAGTCCGAGGGTCTTTCCAAGCATGTGGATTCCTTTATGCAGATATTATCACTTATGGAGTTCAAAGCCACACCACCTTTCGTCTTGACTCCATTGCTTCCTGATGAGATGCATGAGGCTGATTTTTTAAG GAATATGGAGTTGTTCCACGACTCTggagaaaatgattttgatgcTATTTTGGCAGACATACAGAAGGAAATGAACATGGGTGATATTGTGAAGGAGCTAGGGTATGGATGTACTGTTGATGTCTCACAGTGCAAGGAAATATTTTCGCTCTTCTTACCTTTAACTGAACATACACTCTCTAAATTACTTGGTGCTATTGCTTGTACCCATTATGGGCTGGAGGACAACCAAAACACATACTTAAATTTTCGTGCGGCCCATGGATACAATGTTTCTGAGTTGCCGCCATTAAACTCTTGGAATATTGATGTCTTGATTGATACAGTCAAGCATCTT GCACCTCATACCAATTGGGTAAGTGTTATTGAAAATCTTGATCATGAAGGGTTTTTCCTTCCTAGTGAAGAGGCATTCTCTTTTCTCATGTCTGTATATAAACTTGCCTGTAAG GAACCGTTTCCTCTCCATGCTGTCTGTGGGTCTGTCTGGAAGAATACTGAGGGTCAGTTGTCTTTCCTTAAATATGCAGTATCAGCACCACCGGAAATGTTTACCTTTGCACACTCTGGAAGACAGCTG GCATATGTTGATGCAATTAATGGCCACAAGATTCAAAATGGACATCCAAATCATTCATGGTTGTGTCTTGACCTTTTAGACGTTCTGTGCCAGCTAGCTGAGAAGGGTCATGCCAGTGTTGTTCGTTCAATCCTTGATTATCCCCTTAAACACTGTCCTGAAGTCTTACTTCTTGGGATGGCAcatattaat ACTGCCTACAACCTCTTGCAGCAGGAAGTATCTCCAATTGTCTTTCCCTTGATTGTAAAAAGTGCTGTAGGCAGTGGGATGATTCTACACCTTTGGCATGTTAATCCTAATTTGGTCTTTAGAGGGATTATTGATTCTCAAAACAATGACGCAGACAGTATTATAAGAATCGTAGACATCTGCCAGGAGCTAAAG ATTTTATCATCTGTGGTGGAAATTATTCCTTCTCATTATAGTATTAGGTTAGCAGCTGTTGCATCAAGAAAAGAATTACTTGACCTTGAGAAGTGGTTGAGTGGCAACTTAATTACATACAAGGAAACCTTTTTTGAG GAGTGTCTCAAGTTCATTAAGGATGCCCATTTTGGTGGATCGCAGAACCTTTCTGGCAAATCTTTTCATCCATCTAGTGGTGTTCTGAGTCTATATGCTGAGGCAACGGCTACTGTTTTGAAG GTTCTTAAATCTCATAATGACTTGGTTGCCACTAGACAACTTTCGGAGGAGTTGGAGAGGCTGCATATATCTATTATAGATTCAAATCCAAGGCTTCAGAATGGTGGGGCAGGCGATTCATCTACTTCTGATGGTTATGCAGATGACATTGAAGCAGAAGCAAACTCTTATTTCCATCAAATGTTCTCTGATCAGTTAACCATTAATGCAATGGTACAAATGCTAGCTAGATTCAAGGAATCTTCAGTGAAGAG GGAGAAATCAATTTTTGAATGCATGATTGCAAACTTATTCGAGGAGTATAGATTTTTTCCAAAGTATCCTGAAAGGCAACTCAAAATAGCTGCAGTTCTCTTTG GTTCTGTGATTAAGCATCAGCTTGTAACTCATCTATCCTTGGGGATTGCACTTCGTTATGTTCTTGATGCATTGCGCAAGCCTGCAGATTCaaaa ATGTTTCTGTTTGGAAGTCTGGCGTTGGAGCAGTTTGTGGATCGTCTTATTGAGTGGCCTCAGTACTGCAATCATATTCTTCAAATTTCTCATCTGCGTAGTACACATTCAGAAATAGTGGCTTTCATTGAGCAGGCCCTCGCCAGGATTTCCTCTGGTCATTCAGACGGTGATGGGGCAAGTCATGCTTCTGTTATTACTAACCATCATTCTGCACAGGCTACATTAGGGCATGTAGAG CAGCTCGGTGGCTCCACCGTCATACAACCTGGGCAGCAACATTTGTCACTACAGCTTCAACAGAGACGTGAAAATCCCTTGGATGATCGTCATAAAGCTTCTGTGGGTTCATCTACTGATGTAAAACCACTGTTATCTTCTCTGGGGCAATCTTCTGTACTACCTACTGATGCTTCTAATACCAATAAG TTACATACCTCAGTCAGCACCTCGTCAATgctatcttcttcttctcctggtTTTGTTCGCCCTTCCCGTGGACCTACTTCTACca GGTTTGGATCTGCCTTGAACATTGAAACTTTGGTTGCTGCTGCTGAGAAAAGAGAAATTCCTATAGAG GCTCCAGGGTCAGAGGTTCAGGACaagatattatttattattaataatgtttCTTCTACTAATATTGAAGCTAAAGCAAAGGAGTTCACTGAAATTTTGAAAGAACAGTACTATCCTTGGTTTGCACAGTATATGGTTATGAAAAG AGCAAGCATTGAGCCAAATTTCCATGACCTGTACCTGAAATTCCTGGATAAAGTTAATTCAAAGGCTTTGAACAAAGAGATTGTTCAGGCAACTTATGAAAATTGCAag GTTCTTTTAGGATCCGAGCTCATAAAATCAAGTTCAGAGGAACGTTCTTTGCTTAAAAATTTGGGGAGCTGGCTTGGAAAATTAACAATTGGCCGGAATCAGGTTTTGAGGGCTCGAGAAATAGACCCAAAGTCTTTGATTATGGAG GCATATGAGAAGGGGCTAATGATTGCTGTTATTCCATTTACGTCAAAG GTCCTTGAACCATGCCAAAGCAGTCTTGCATACCAACCTCCTAATCCTTGGACTATGGGCATTTTGGGATtgcttgttgagatttattcaATGCCAAACTTGAAAATGAACCTAAAGTTTGACATAGAG GTTTTATTCAAAAATCTTGGTGTTGATATGAAGGATGTCACCCCAACTTCCCTCCTGAAAGATCGAAAAAGAGAATTTGAAGGAAATCCTGATTTCTCTAATAAGGATGTGGGGGCATCTCAATCACAAATGATTACTGATATAAAATCTGGTCTTGTACCTCCAGTAAACCAACTGGAATTGCCACTTGAAGTCACCAATCCATCAAATACGGGTGCTCATCCACATATGCTGTCTCAG TATGCTGGCCCTCTTCATATGTCCTCGGGTGCATTGATGGAAGATGAAAAGGTTACACCTTTGGGATTGTCCGATCAACTTCCCTCTGCTCAAGGACTGTTACAAGCAACTCCTTCCCCAGCACCGTTTTCTCATAGCCAG ATGCAACCACAGATACCTAATATTGGGACTCATGTTATTATTAATCAAAAGCTCAGTGGTTTTGGTTTGCAAATGCATTTTCAGAG AGCGGTACCCATTGCAATGGATAGAGCTATCAAAGAGATAGTGACTAGTATTGTGCAGCGTAGTGTTTCCATTGCAACACAAACTACAAAGGAGCTTGTTTTAAAG GATTATGCCATGGAATCTGATGAGACACGCATATTAAATGCAGCACACTTAATGGTAGCTAGTCTTGCTGGGAGTTTGGCTCATGTTACTTGCAAG GAGCCATTACGGGCATCCATTTCCGGTCAACTGAGGACTTCACTTCAGAACCTGAATATTGCCAATGAAATTTTGGAACAGGCTGTGCAACTTGTAACCAACGATAATCTTGATCTAGGCTGTGCTGTCATTGAACAGGCTGCTACTGATAAG GCTATAAGCACCATCGACACAGAGATTGGTCAACAACTCTCTTTGAGAAGGAAGCATCGAGAAGGTATGGGTTCTACATTTTTTGATGCAAATTTGTATCCACAAGGTTCTATGGGTGGTGTTCCAGAGCCTCTTCGCCCGAAGCCTGGCCAGTTGTCAATGTCACAACAGCGTGTCTATGAG GACTTTGTTCGGCTTCCTTGGCAAAACCAGTCTAGCCAGAGCTCACATTCTATGTCTGCTGGTGTTGCTGTTCAATCTGCCAATACTGGTCTTCCTAGTACCAATGGTTCTGTATCAGGTCAGGTTAACCCTGGTTACCCAGTGAGCACAGGATATGAAGGAGTATCTCGACCATTAGAAGATATAACAGAGTCTAATTTGGCTCCACATTTTAG TGCTTCCTCAATTCACATTAGAGCATCTGATAGTGTTTCACAGCATAGTTTGGAAAAAGAGTCTGTTGCTTCATTTCCTTCAGCAGCTTCCACCCCGGAATTGCATGCAGTTGATTCGTCTGATGTGAAA GAATCTGGAACTTCACAGCCACTAGTTACATCAGGTGCTATGGAGCGCCTTGGAAATAGTTTCTTGGAGCCTTCTCTCACTACAAGAGACGCCCTAGATAAGTACCAGATTGTCGCACAAAAG TTGGAAGCTATGGTCAGCAGCGATTCCAGGGATGCAGAAATCCAG GGTGTCATTTCCGAGGTTCCTGAGATCATACTTAGATGTGTTAGTCGAGATGAGGCAGCTTTAGCTGTGGCCCAAAAG GTTTTCAAGGGTTTATATGATAATGCATCAAACAACATCCATGTCTCTGCTCATCTTGCAATCCTGACTGCCATTCGAGATGTTTGCAAACTTGCTGTGAAGGAGCTTACTAGTTGG GTAATTTACTCagaagaagaaaggaaataTAACAAAGAAATTACTATTGGGCTTATTCGTAGTGAATTGCTAAATCTTGCCGAGTACAATGTTCATATGGCAAAacttattgatggaggaaggaACA AGGCTGCAACGGAATTTTCCATTTCCCTTCTTCAAACCCTGGTTATCGAGGAACCTAAAGTTATTTCAGAACTTCACAATCTTGTTGATGCTCTGGCTAAG cttgctACAAAGCCTGGATGCCCTGAGCCACTACCACAGCTTCTTGAAATGATCAAGAATCCTGGTGCTCTATCATCTAGCAATGCTGGAAAGGAGGATAAG GTTCCTGGTCTGCTACCTGCTAACAGGGAAGAGTTCAACAGCGTGGATTCTATAGAACCAGATCCTGCTGGGTTCCGGGAGCAG GTTTCCATTTTGTTTAAAGAATGGTATAGAATATGTGAACTTCCTGGTGCCAATGATACAGCCTCTGCCCACTTCATCTTGCAATTGCATCAGAATGGGCTGCTTAAGGGTGATGATCTTACAGACCGCTTTTTCCGGCTATTACTG GAGCTTGCTGTTGCGCATTGCTTATCCACTGAGATGATTAATTCAGGGTCACTACAATCACAACAGCTGCAGACAATGTCATTTCTTGCAATTGATATTTACGCAAAGCTTGTCTTCTCAATCTTGAAG GGATCAAACAAACCCTTTCTTCTATCCAAG ATTCTGGCAGTTGCTGTCCGATTCATTATAAAAGATGCAGAGGAGAAGAAGGCATCTTTTAATCCAAGACCACTTTTCAGATTATTCATCAACTGGCTTCTAGATCTTGGTTCACTTGAGCCTGTTACTGATGGTGCAAATCTTCAG ATTTTGACTGCTTTTGCCAATGCATTTCATGCATTGCAGCCCCTCAAAGTTCCTGCGTTCAG TTTTGCATGGCTTGAACTGATAAGTCACAGGAGCTTCATGCCTAAAATGTTGACTGGTAATGGTCAAAAAGGTTGGCCTTATATCCAAAGGTTGCTTGTAGACCTGTTCCAATTTATGGAGCCTTTTCTGAGGCATGCTGAACTTGGAGACCCG GTACGTGTCCTCTACAAAGGGACACTAAGGGTGCTCTTGGTGCTACTTCATGACTTCCCCGAGTTTCTATGTGATTATCACTTTACCTTTTGTGATGTTATTCCTCCAAGCTGCATTCAGATGAGGAATATCATTTTAAGTGCATTTCCACGGAGTATGAGGCTGCCCGATCCATCTACTCCTAATTTGAAG ATCGATTTACTCCAGGAAATTACCCAATCACCCCGCATTCTTTCAGAGGTTGATGCTGCACTTAAAGCAAAGCAGATGAAGGCTGATGTAGATGAATACCTTAAG ACAAGGCAACAGGGTTCTCCATTTTTGTCTGATCTGAAGGATAAGATGCTTCTCGCACCCAATGAAGCTGCCTCTGCTGGGACTCGATACAATGTGCCCTTAATCAACTCACTTGTGCTATATGTTGGAATGCAG GCAATCCATCAGCTTCAGGGACGAACTCCCCATACACAATCTTCAGCAAATGCTTTCCCCTTAGCCGTATTTTCTGTTGGTGCTGCATTGGATATTTTTCAGACACTTATTGTGGACTTGGACACTGAAGGCCGTTACCTCTTCCTAAATGCCATTGCCAACCAATTACGTTATCCTAATACCAACACACACTACTTTTCCTTCATCCTTCTTTACTTGTTTGCTGAATCAAACCAG CAGGAAGTTATCCAAGAACAAATTACCAGAGTCTTGTTGGAACGCCTAATTGTTAACCGTCCTCATCCCTGGGGTCTCCTCATTACCTTTATTGAACTCATCAAG AATCCTAGGTACAACTTCTGGAACCGGAGTTTCATCAGATGTGCCCCGGAGATTGAAAAACTTTTTGAATCTGTGTCAAGATCTTGTGGGGGTCCAAAACCAGTGGATGATAACATGGTCTCCGGTTGGGTCTGA